The DNA segment TCCCCGGCAATCCGCCCGGTGATCTATACGCGGTACTTGCCATCGCCTTGCCACCAGCCGATACAGACATCGCAAAGAACGCTTATCGTGCGATGCAAAGCAGCTTCAATTTTGACCCGCGCGTTCACCTCAAAGGATGATCGGCCATGTCTGAAACCATTACGACATATCTAAACGGCCAAGTGGTCGAAGAAGAACTCCGCCTGACACTGACGGAGTTGTGCCACGCTTGCGGCATTACCGAAGAACAGCTGATGCTATTGGTATCAGATGGCGTGATCGAGCCGACCGGCCAACAGCCGCAAGACTGGCAATTTGTCGGCCCGTCATTGCGTCGCGCGCGGCTGGCGGTAAGGCTAACGCAGGATCTCGAGATCAATGCTGCGGGCGTCGCGCTGGCGCTTGATCTCATCGATGAGATAAACGACCTCCGGGCGCGACTCAGGCGGAGCGGGCGGGCCTGACGCGGGGGGATTGAGGCCCGTGGTACAAATGGCAACATATAAAGCACCATGATGGGAAATGGGCCATAAAAAGGAGAACGGGTCATGACCGGCAAAATAACTGTGGCAGCCTCGAAGGTACGTGTGAACGACCATATCTGCAACGGTACCGGAACCAACGCTCATCCCAACTTTCGCGTGGGAGTCCGTTACCGAAGTGCGTCTAGTGGACGTCCTGATTTTATTGATCACCGGTAACCTAAAGGGTCCGCATGGTGAATTCTGGCTCAAACCTGACGAACAGATTGGGGTGATTCGCCATCCCGAACCAGCTGCAACGCTATTGCAGCCCATGAATCCGAACGATAAACACGGACACAAATAAAGTACAGCCTTTACAGCGCTTCGAATGATTATCTCAACAACATGTCAGAAGCCAAGCCTCCCTCTCATCTTCGCTGCGAAACCTGCGAATACCTTGAGTTGCACGACAACAATGAAGGCAATTGTCATCGCTACCCACCGGTCTTCATTGAAAACAGCCACTGGAAATTCCCGCATGTATCAATTCACCATTGGTGCGGGGAACACGTGCCAGTCAGCGTGGATTAAGGCCTGATTGGCAAATGCCGATTGGCTTGAACGGAGACACCCGGATCAGTTGGGGGGAGTTCCCTTCAGGCGCTGCACTTTTTGATACGCCACCAGCAATCGTTGGTGCATCTCACTGCCTTCCATATTGGGCCCCAGCGTACTCAAGCCAAAGAACTGCTGTTCGCGTCGGACCAGCGCATAGGCTTGACGCAAGGTCTCTGCGCCGAACAGCAGGCTCAGCGTAGCGTCAAATCGCTCCGGGTCTCCGAGCTTGAGCAGATTTTCGATACAGCGATAGACACGGCGGCGTTGCGCGCCGAGTAGGCCACACTGGGCAACCCATGCGCACCCTTCCAGCACCACATCCTCATCTTCAACCGCAAGGCCGAGCAGGGTCTTGAGTTCACCAACGCGCAGGTCGGCCCAAGCCGTATCGGCATCCGCAGCGAGACCGATGAGCGTGGTAATCGGCAGTTCTTCCGGCAGATCGAGTTCGGCAAACAGGTCGAGCAAGGTTTGGC comes from the Georgfuchsia toluolica genome and includes:
- a CDS encoding chaperone modulator CbpM, whose amino-acid sequence is MSETITTYLNGQVVEEELRLTLTELCHACGITEEQLMLLVSDGVIEPTGQQPQDWQFVGPSLRRARLAVRLTQDLEINAAGVALALDLIDEINDLRARLRRSGRA